A DNA window from Gillisia sp. Hel1_33_143 contains the following coding sequences:
- a CDS encoding phytase translates to MQSTTLRYCKVSEIGIGFCLLMSFIFIHSSCTSQVKGDNTTAQIITEKTDYDTDDPAIWFNKKDSSKSIIFGTDKNSDGAVYAFDLDGKIIKDKVLKGLAYPNNIDIEYAVATINDVLVDILVVSERDKHQIRIFSVPDMKPIDNGGLKVFENETKKSFNLPMGIAIYKSPLDGTVYIIISRKNGPQYDYLYQYKLIALKGNFKIELVRKFGEFSQKKEIESIAVDDELGFIYYSDETYGIRKYYAEPNLGNKEVGSFGHKIFKRDSEGIAIIPRDKGLGYIIVSNQQNDTFSVFTRDTNQYIKDIDLGTKQSDGCEFSSLIGNKNFEKGLFVAMDNDKTFHFINLNLYQLD, encoded by the coding sequence ATACATTCTTCGTGCACTTCACAAGTAAAAGGTGATAACACTACTGCGCAAATCATAACAGAAAAAACAGATTATGATACCGATGATCCGGCGATATGGTTTAATAAAAAAGATTCTTCTAAGAGTATAATTTTTGGTACCGATAAAAATTCTGATGGAGCAGTTTATGCTTTCGATCTCGATGGGAAAATAATAAAAGATAAGGTTCTTAAAGGTTTAGCGTACCCAAATAATATTGATATAGAATATGCTGTTGCTACAATTAATGATGTTCTCGTAGATATTCTAGTTGTTTCAGAAAGAGATAAGCATCAAATAAGAATTTTCTCCGTTCCAGATATGAAACCTATAGATAACGGTGGGCTGAAGGTTTTTGAAAATGAAACTAAGAAATCTTTTAATTTACCCATGGGGATAGCCATTTATAAATCACCATTAGATGGAACGGTTTATATAATAATTAGTAGAAAAAATGGGCCTCAATATGATTATCTGTATCAATATAAATTGATTGCTCTTAAAGGAAATTTTAAAATTGAACTTGTAAGGAAGTTTGGGGAATTCAGCCAAAAAAAAGAAATAGAATCTATAGCGGTAGATGATGAGTTGGGCTTTATTTATTATTCTGATGAAACTTATGGCATTCGGAAGTATTATGCTGAACCAAATTTAGGAAATAAGGAGGTTGGAAGTTTTGGACATAAGATCTTTAAACGGGATAGTGAGGGGATTGCTATAATACCTAGAGATAAAGGATTGGGTTATATCATAGTTTCCAATCAACAAAATGATACATTTAGTGTTTTTACAAGAGATACTAATCAATATATAAAAGATATAGATTTAGGTACGAAACAGTCAGATGGATGCGAATTTTCTTCTTTAATAGGAAATAAAAATTTTGAGAAAGGTCTTTTTGTAGCTATGGACAATGATAAAACCTTTCATTTTATCAATTTGAATTTATATCAATTAGACTAA
- the serA gene encoding phosphoglycerate dehydrogenase produces MNSSRHYVIDFDSTFTQVEALDVLGEISLENQPDKDERLQELKSLTDRGMGGELALRESLSLRLDLLKANKNHLAPLIDVLKGKISTSFVRNEAFFEENSDHIYIVSNGFKEFIVPIVKELGIKEENVFANTFVFDDEGKIIGFDKENVLSSNNGKVEQLKALDLKGDVYVIGDGYTDYEIKAAGLANKFYAFTENIERDKVTEKADHITPSLDEFLYVHKMNKAISYPKNRIKVLLLENVHPDALQIMKNEGYNVSLQTGAMDEDELAEQIKDVSVLGIRSKTQLTKKVLDNANRLIAVGAFCIGTNQIDLEECLKKGIAVFNAPYSNTRSVVELAIGEIILLMRNLPDKIAKMHEGNWDKSASHSYEVRGKKLGIVGYGNIGAQLSVMAESIGFDVYYYDLVEKLALGNATKCNSLKELLQTVDIVSLHVDGRKENKNLIGEKQFKEMKDGVIFLNLSRGHVVDIEALKNNINSGKVNGAGIDVFPSEPKTNKENFESSLKGLPNVILTPHIGGSTEEAQENIGNFVPGKIIEYINTGSTTNSVNFPNLQLPILENAHRLIHIHHNKPGIIAHINRVLAANDINIVGQHLKTNETIGYVITDIDKAYNIEVVKELKEIKDTIKFRILY; encoded by the coding sequence ATGAATAGCAGTAGACATTACGTAATAGATTTTGATAGCACCTTTACCCAAGTAGAAGCCTTAGATGTTCTAGGCGAGATCTCTTTGGAAAATCAACCAGATAAAGATGAAAGACTTCAAGAGCTAAAATCTCTAACAGATAGAGGTATGGGGGGAGAGCTGGCGCTAAGAGAATCTCTTAGTTTACGATTAGATCTTCTAAAAGCAAACAAGAATCACCTGGCTCCACTTATTGATGTATTGAAGGGTAAGATCTCTACTTCTTTTGTAAGGAATGAAGCCTTCTTTGAGGAAAATAGTGACCATATATATATAGTATCTAACGGTTTTAAAGAATTTATTGTACCAATAGTAAAGGAGCTTGGAATTAAAGAAGAAAATGTTTTTGCCAACACCTTTGTATTTGATGATGAAGGTAAAATTATAGGGTTTGATAAAGAAAATGTACTTTCCTCCAACAATGGTAAAGTAGAGCAATTAAAAGCCTTAGATCTAAAAGGAGACGTTTATGTTATTGGAGATGGATACACAGATTATGAAATAAAAGCTGCCGGACTGGCAAATAAGTTTTATGCTTTTACAGAGAATATTGAACGTGATAAAGTAACAGAAAAAGCAGATCATATAACTCCTAGCTTAGATGAATTCTTATATGTACATAAAATGAATAAAGCTATCTCCTATCCAAAGAACCGTATTAAAGTATTGTTATTAGAAAACGTACATCCTGATGCCTTACAGATAATGAAAAATGAGGGGTATAATGTAAGTTTGCAAACAGGTGCTATGGATGAAGATGAACTTGCAGAACAAATTAAGGATGTTTCTGTATTAGGTATTCGTTCTAAAACACAGTTAACCAAAAAAGTTTTAGATAATGCCAATAGATTAATTGCCGTTGGAGCCTTCTGTATTGGAACCAACCAGATAGATCTGGAGGAATGTCTTAAAAAGGGAATAGCAGTATTCAACGCACCTTATAGCAATACAAGATCTGTAGTAGAATTGGCAATAGGGGAGATCATTCTTTTAATGCGAAATCTTCCAGATAAGATTGCAAAAATGCATGAGGGCAATTGGGATAAATCTGCTAGCCATAGTTATGAGGTGAGAGGGAAAAAATTAGGTATTGTTGGATACGGAAATATTGGTGCTCAACTATCTGTTATGGCAGAATCTATAGGGTTTGATGTGTATTATTATGATCTGGTAGAAAAACTGGCATTGGGTAATGCTACCAAATGTAATAGCCTTAAAGAATTACTACAAACTGTAGATATTGTAAGTCTTCATGTAGATGGAAGAAAAGAAAATAAGAATCTTATTGGAGAGAAGCAGTTTAAAGAAATGAAAGATGGCGTGATCTTTCTAAATCTTAGTAGAGGACATGTTGTAGATATAGAAGCTTTAAAGAATAATATAAATTCTGGAAAAGTTAATGGGGCAGGGATAGATGTTTTTCCGTCTGAGCCTAAAACCAATAAAGAGAATTTTGAGTCTTCCTTGAAAGGATTACCAAATGTTATATTAACTCCGCATATAGGAGGAAGTACAGAAGAGGCACAAGAAAATATTGGTAATTTTGTTCCAGGGAAGATTATAGAATATATAAATACAGGGAGCACTACTAACAGCGTTAATTTCCCGAATTTGCAACTGCCTATTTTAGAGAATGCTCACAGACTTATTCATATACACCATAATAAGCCGGGAATTATAGCCCATATAAATAGGGTTCTTGCTGCAAATGATATTAATATTGTTGGTCAACATCTTAAAACCAATGAGACTATTGGTTATGTAATTACAGATATTGATAAGGCTTATAATATTGAAGTGGTGAAAGAACTAAAAGAAATTAAAGACACTATTAAATTTAGGATCTTGTATTAG
- a CDS encoding NAD-dependent succinate-semialdehyde dehydrogenase, giving the protein MSKSESKELKTINPATGEKLKNYPIMTDKEADDAVKKCHEAFLDWRLKTHEERAEVLRGIGKSLIDHQKELSELMTSEMGKLVSQGVSEIELCKGICDWTADNGPEELKDLHRTLPNGGKGIISYAPLGVIYGIQPWNFPTYQVMRYAIANLMTGNGILLKHAENVTGSALLLEKIFVAGGLPKDLFTVLRIDHDQSDAIIENDLVRGVTLTGSSAAGKIIGKKAGEALKKTVLELGSNDAYIVMDDADIDLAVKTCVTGRIYNNGETCVAAKRFVVVDKVYDKFKEGFVKAMSNIKHGDPTKEETELGPIAREDLRDTLHEQVEKSVKNGAEILCGGEMPEGKGFYYPATVLGNVKPGQPAYDDELFGPVASLIKAKDNEDALRIANDSRFGLGGGIFSKDEDKAIELASKYFDTGMIFINSFGVAQPNMPFGGTKNSGYGKEHGGFGMHEFINAKAIMSLNS; this is encoded by the coding sequence ATGTCAAAGAGTGAAAGTAAAGAATTAAAGACTATTAATCCTGCAACCGGAGAAAAGTTGAAAAACTATCCGATAATGACAGATAAGGAAGCAGATGATGCAGTAAAAAAATGTCATGAAGCATTTTTGGATTGGAGGTTGAAAACCCATGAAGAACGTGCTGAAGTTCTTAGAGGAATAGGAAAAAGTCTTATAGATCATCAAAAAGAATTGTCTGAACTTATGACATCAGAGATGGGAAAACTCGTTTCTCAAGGTGTAAGTGAAATTGAATTATGTAAAGGAATTTGTGATTGGACTGCAGATAATGGACCTGAAGAATTAAAAGATCTTCACCGTACGCTACCTAATGGCGGTAAAGGAATAATTTCTTATGCTCCATTAGGAGTAATTTATGGAATACAGCCTTGGAATTTCCCAACATATCAGGTAATGAGATATGCTATTGCTAATTTGATGACTGGAAATGGAATCTTATTGAAGCATGCTGAGAATGTTACCGGTTCTGCATTATTACTGGAGAAGATATTTGTAGCAGGCGGATTGCCAAAAGATCTTTTTACCGTTTTGAGAATTGATCACGATCAATCTGATGCTATTATAGAAAATGATCTTGTTAGAGGGGTTACGCTTACAGGAAGTTCTGCAGCAGGAAAAATTATTGGTAAGAAAGCGGGAGAAGCTCTGAAGAAAACAGTTTTAGAATTAGGTTCTAATGATGCATACATCGTTATGGATGATGCAGATATAGATCTAGCAGTTAAAACATGTGTTACTGGTAGAATCTACAATAATGGAGAAACCTGTGTAGCAGCCAAAAGATTCGTTGTAGTAGATAAAGTATACGACAAATTTAAGGAAGGATTTGTAAAGGCAATGAGTAACATCAAGCATGGAGATCCTACGAAAGAAGAGACAGAGCTTGGACCAATTGCTAGAGAAGATCTTAGGGATACTTTACATGAGCAAGTAGAAAAAAGTGTTAAGAATGGTGCAGAGATATTGTGTGGTGGAGAAATGCCTGAAGGTAAAGGTTTCTATTATCCAGCAACAGTACTTGGGAATGTTAAACCTGGACAGCCTGCATATGATGATGAACTTTTTGGACCGGTAGCATCTTTAATAAAAGCGAAAGATAACGAAGACGCGCTAAGAATTGCCAATGATAGTAGATTTGGTCTTGGTGGTGGAATTTTTTCCAAAGACGAGGACAAAGCAATTGAGCTAGCAAGTAAATATTTTGATACTGGAATGATCTTTATTAACTCATTTGGAGTGGCACAACCAAATATGCCATTTGGAGGAACTAAAAACTCTGGGTATGGTAAAGAGCATGGTGGATTTGGAATGCATGAATTTATTAATGCAAAAGCTATAATGAGCTTAAATTCATAA
- a CDS encoding TPM domain-containing protein: MSKVERFLTEKEEKEIVDAIRSAEKATSGEIRVHIEKSHENKDIFERAMEVFHALKMDNTKQDNGVLIYVAVEDRNFVIYGDKGINAVVPVDFWESTKDTIVTHFKNGNFKQGLIDGILKAGDQLQKHFPWDENDVNELPDTISKG, encoded by the coding sequence ATGAGTAAAGTTGAAAGATTCTTAACAGAAAAGGAAGAGAAGGAAATTGTAGATGCTATCCGTTCTGCAGAAAAGGCAACTTCTGGTGAAATTAGAGTTCACATTGAAAAATCTCATGAAAATAAAGACATCTTTGAAAGGGCTATGGAAGTTTTCCATGCCCTTAAGATGGATAATACAAAGCAAGATAACGGGGTACTTATCTATGTAGCTGTAGAAGATCGGAACTTTGTAATCTATGGCGATAAAGGTATCAATGCAGTTGTTCCAGTAGATTTCTGGGAGAGTACAAAAGATACTATTGTTACTCACTTTAAAAATGGAAATTTCAAACAAGGACTTATCGATGGAATTTTGAAAGCTGGGGATCAGCTTCAAAAACATTTTCCATGGGATGAGAACGATGTTAATGAACTTCCAGACACTATATCAAAAGGCTAA
- a CDS encoding alpha/beta hydrolase, producing the protein MTIKIPYFLLFFILMFSSCAVNKTEDVSYLNKKAAKSFKEEPKMNIFSPKKGTSKKLPVLIFVHGGNWNSGKKELYSFFGNNFAKKGIVTVVVGYTLSPEASYKEMAIEIAQAIKWTKSNISDYKGDPEKIFLTGHSAGGHLVALAALDGQYGIQEKDISGIILNDAAGLDMHHYLENNPPTTTDNYLTTWTNDPLQWKDASPINYLSESTPPMLIYVGDKTYESIKVGNKRFLEKLKAFQPKVEVKYINKKHIPMMTQYFWSWNNRYKEIINFINNNS; encoded by the coding sequence ATGACAATCAAAATCCCATATTTCCTTTTATTTTTTATTCTGATGTTTTCATCTTGTGCGGTTAATAAAACTGAAGATGTATCTTATTTAAACAAGAAGGCAGCTAAAAGTTTTAAAGAGGAACCAAAGATGAATATCTTCAGTCCTAAAAAAGGAACCTCAAAAAAATTACCGGTTCTAATATTTGTGCATGGAGGGAATTGGAATAGTGGTAAAAAGGAGCTTTACAGTTTCTTTGGAAATAATTTCGCTAAAAAAGGAATCGTAACTGTTGTAGTTGGATATACGCTAAGTCCAGAGGCTAGTTATAAAGAAATGGCAATTGAAATAGCGCAAGCTATAAAATGGACTAAAAGTAATATTTCTGATTATAAAGGAGATCCTGAGAAGATATTTCTTACCGGACATTCTGCCGGTGGACATCTTGTTGCTTTGGCGGCATTAGATGGCCAATATGGTATTCAGGAAAAAGATATCTCCGGTATAATTTTAAATGATGCTGCAGGTTTGGATATGCATCATTATCTAGAGAATAATCCACCTACCACCACAGATAATTATTTAACAACGTGGACGAACGACCCTTTACAATGGAAGGACGCCTCCCCAATAAATTATTTGAGTGAATCAACACCGCCCATGCTTATTTACGTTGGAGATAAAACCTATGAGTCTATTAAGGTTGGAAATAAAAGGTTCTTAGAAAAACTTAAAGCATTTCAACCTAAGGTGGAGGTGAAATATATCAATAAAAAGCACATTCCTATGATGACTCAATATTTTTGGTCTTGGAATAATAGATATAAAGAAATTATTAATTTTATAAATAATAACTCTTAA
- the trhA gene encoding PAQR family membrane homeostasis protein TrhA, whose protein sequence is MAFSNENKPVYYPPFEEKLNILSHGFGFLLSLIGLVLLILKAIELGEPLHIISFSIFGASMILLYAASTFYHSATSLKRRYVLNIIDHACIYILIAGTYTPFALITLQGWMGWTLFSLVWIMALTGIILKLFFIGRFQTFSTIMYVVMGWIIVVFLKPLLSSLSLSGVVLLFLGGGLYTVGAILFSLDKIKYNHAIFHLFVLGGTFCHFLVIYNYVLPE, encoded by the coding sequence ATGGCTTTTAGCAACGAGAATAAACCTGTGTATTATCCACCCTTCGAGGAAAAATTAAATATTTTATCCCACGGTTTTGGATTTTTACTTAGTTTAATAGGTTTGGTGCTCTTGATCTTAAAAGCAATAGAGCTGGGAGAACCCTTGCATATTATTAGCTTTAGTATCTTTGGAGCGAGTATGATACTGTTGTATGCAGCCTCTACTTTCTATCATAGTGCTACATCATTAAAGCGTAGATATGTACTTAATATCATAGATCACGCTTGTATATATATACTTATTGCAGGCACATATACTCCTTTTGCTCTTATAACATTACAAGGTTGGATGGGATGGACTCTATTTTCGTTGGTATGGATCATGGCTTTAACCGGTATTATTCTGAAGCTATTTTTTATTGGTAGGTTCCAAACGTTCTCTACCATTATGTATGTGGTAATGGGATGGATTATAGTGGTGTTCCTGAAACCATTATTATCTTCACTTTCTTTATCTGGAGTAGTTCTTCTTTTCTTGGGTGGTGGTTTGTATACCGTTGGAGCTATACTTTTTAGTTTAGATAAGATAAAGTACAACCATGCCATCTTTCATTTATTTGTACTAGGAGGAACTTTCTGTCATTTTCTAGTTATTTATAATTACGTCTTACCAGAATAA
- the der gene encoding ribosome biogenesis GTPase Der, with product MGNIVAIVGRPNVGKSTFFNRLIQRREAIVDSVSGVTRDRHYGKSDWNGQPFSLIDTGGYVKGSDDVFETEIDKQVELAIDEADAIIFMVDVETGITGMDEDVAKLLRKVKKPVFLVVNKVDNSKRLENAVEFYSLGLGDYFPIASTNGSGTGELLDALIEALPEVEDDDETELPRFAVVGRPNAGKSSFINSLIGEDRYIVTDVAGTTRDSIDTKYNRFGFEFNLVDTAGIRRKSKVKEDLEFYSVMRSVRAIENCDVCLIVLDATRGFDGQVQNIFWLAQRNRKGVVILVNKWDLMEKETNTLKEYEKTIRREIEPFTDVPIVFISVHSKQRIFKAIETAVDVYKARSQKIKTSELNDTMLPIIESYPPPAWKGKYVKIKFCMQLPTPQPQFAFFCNLPQYVRDPYKRYLENKLREVYNFTGVPISVYFRKK from the coding sequence ATGGGCAATATTGTAGCCATTGTAGGGAGACCAAACGTTGGGAAATCCACTTTTTTTAACAGATTAATTCAGCGTAGAGAAGCAATTGTAGATTCCGTTAGTGGGGTAACAAGAGATAGACATTACGGAAAATCTGATTGGAATGGGCAACCATTTTCTTTAATAGATACTGGAGGATATGTAAAAGGAAGTGATGACGTTTTTGAAACTGAGATCGATAAGCAGGTAGAACTTGCCATAGATGAAGCAGATGCTATAATCTTTATGGTAGATGTTGAAACCGGTATTACCGGAATGGATGAAGATGTAGCCAAACTTTTAAGAAAGGTTAAGAAACCTGTATTCTTAGTGGTTAATAAAGTAGATAATTCAAAGCGTTTAGAAAATGCTGTAGAATTTTATTCTCTAGGTTTAGGGGATTACTTTCCTATTGCTAGTACAAATGGTAGTGGAACCGGAGAATTATTAGATGCTCTAATTGAAGCATTGCCCGAGGTTGAAGATGACGACGAAACAGAATTGCCAAGATTTGCTGTGGTAGGAAGACCGAACGCAGGGAAATCTTCATTTATAAATTCATTAATTGGGGAAGACCGTTATATCGTAACCGATGTTGCAGGTACTACTCGTGATTCTATAGATACAAAATACAACCGTTTTGGATTTGAGTTTAATCTTGTAGATACTGCAGGAATAAGACGTAAATCTAAAGTGAAAGAAGATCTTGAATTTTACTCGGTAATGAGATCTGTAAGAGCTATAGAAAATTGTGATGTTTGTTTAATAGTTCTAGATGCAACTCGTGGGTTTGATGGTCAAGTTCAAAATATTTTTTGGCTGGCACAGCGTAATCGTAAAGGTGTAGTTATTCTTGTGAATAAATGGGATCTGATGGAAAAGGAAACCAATACATTGAAGGAATATGAAAAAACGATAAGACGTGAGATTGAGCCTTTTACAGATGTGCCAATTGTTTTTATCTCTGTACATTCTAAGCAACGTATTTTTAAAGCTATAGAAACCGCTGTAGATGTTTACAAAGCGAGAAGTCAGAAAATAAAAACAAGTGAGTTAAACGATACGATGCTTCCTATTATAGAAAGTTATCCACCACCAGCTTGGAAAGGTAAATATGTAAAGATCAAATTCTGTATGCAATTACCAACGCCTCAGCCTCAATTTGCATTTTTCTGTAACTTGCCTCAATATGTGAGAGATCCTTACAAGCGTTATTTAGAGAATAAACTAAGAGAAGTATATAACTTTACAGGAGTACCAATTTCAGTATATTTTAGAAAGAAATAA
- a CDS encoding TPM domain-containing protein produces the protein MLPIKRLLFPVLFFILAFSLAGYAQRDIPPKPSKQTSVYDEAGVLSAQEKSMLEQKLINYADTTSTQIVIATIPSLEGEYIGLYAPEWAQEWGVGQSKEDNGLLVLLAKEDRKIWITTGYGLEQYLTDAKSKDIIENIILPDFRNNNFYGGLDKGTSAIFEVLNGTFKGSRPQTESSNGIPPRLIIIGIFFIIFIISLIRKNKNGGGPGSRGGMRGGLLDAIILSSLGRGSFGGGSSGGFGGGGGFGGGGGFGGGFGGGGFGGGGAGGSW, from the coding sequence ATGCTACCAATTAAAAGACTTTTATTTCCAGTACTATTTTTTATTCTTGCATTTTCTTTAGCAGGCTATGCTCAGAGAGATATACCTCCTAAGCCTAGCAAGCAGACCAGTGTCTATGATGAGGCAGGAGTTTTGTCTGCACAAGAAAAGAGCATGCTGGAGCAAAAATTAATTAATTATGCAGATACTACTTCTACACAAATTGTTATCGCTACCATTCCCTCATTAGAAGGAGAGTATATTGGACTTTATGCTCCAGAATGGGCGCAGGAATGGGGTGTTGGACAATCTAAAGAAGATAACGGACTTTTAGTGCTATTAGCTAAAGAAGATCGAAAGATATGGATCACAACAGGTTATGGTTTGGAACAATATCTAACCGATGCCAAGTCTAAAGACATTATCGAAAATATCATCCTACCAGACTTTAGAAATAACAACTTCTATGGTGGGTTGGATAAAGGTACTTCAGCTATTTTTGAGGTATTGAATGGAACTTTCAAAGGTTCTAGGCCTCAAACCGAAAGTAGTAATGGGATTCCTCCACGACTCATAATTATTGGTATCTTTTTTATCATTTTTATAATTTCACTTATCAGAAAGAATAAGAATGGTGGTGGCCCAGGAAGCAGAGGCGGAATGCGTGGTGGCTTATTAGATGCCATTATTTTAAGCAGCCTTGGAAGAGGTAGCTTTGGTGGCGGAAGCTCTGGCGGATTTGGCGGAGGCGGAGGCTTTGGCGGCGGAGGCGGTTTTGGAGGCGGCTTTGGCGGTGGAGGTTTTGGTGGTGGTGGTGCTGGTGGAAGCTGGTAA
- a CDS encoding pentapeptide repeat-containing protein, which produces MNYIENEEYNGTNFNEQPLESGEYESCIFLNCTFTTTNLSSYTFSDCEFINSDLSNALLKHTTFRDCIFSNCKLLGLRFDECNPFLLSFRFKDCILNFSSFYSLKIKKLIFENCKLEQVDFANANLPDVIFYNCDLTASIFENTNLEKADFSSASNFSIDPEKNKLTGANFSSNNLAGLLDKYLLQIK; this is translated from the coding sequence ATGAATTATATTGAGAACGAAGAATACAATGGAACTAATTTTAATGAACAACCTCTTGAAAGTGGAGAATATGAAAGTTGTATTTTTTTGAATTGCACTTTCACTACCACCAATCTTTCATCTTATACTTTTTCTGACTGTGAGTTTATAAATTCTGATCTAAGCAATGCACTTTTGAAGCATACAACGTTTAGAGATTGCATTTTTTCTAATTGTAAATTATTAGGTTTGAGATTTGATGAATGTAACCCGTTTTTACTTTCATTTAGATTTAAAGATTGTATTCTAAATTTCTCTTCTTTCTATTCCTTGAAGATCAAAAAGCTAATTTTTGAGAACTGTAAATTAGAACAGGTAGATTTTGCAAATGCAAATCTACCTGATGTAATATTCTACAACTGCGATCTAACTGCCTCAATCTTTGAAAACACCAATCTGGAAAAAGCAGATTTTAGTAGCGCTTCAAATTTTAGCATAGACCCGGAAAAAAATAAACTTACCGGTGCTAATTTTTCTTCAAATAACTTGGCAGGCTTACTAGATAAATACTTGCTTCAAATTAAATAA